A single Streptomyces sp. Edi2 DNA region contains:
- a CDS encoding decarboxylase, which translates to MASVGFLYPGYSAEDDYPRLESLLGGVVRLPLVHTDIGEDAHRVDALLEMGSAGRLAAGVDELKERGAEAVVWACTSASFVFGWEGAHEQVRELSVTAGLPASSTSFAFAHAIQALGARRVAIAATYPDDVAERFHAFLKSAGTEVVSTRGSGIITAAEVGTWGSEEVLALARAGDHPDAEVVLLPDTALHTAEHLPALEAELRKPVLTANQVTVWEGLRLLDRTMSCPVLGTLFSRTAHV; encoded by the coding sequence ATGGCATCGGTCGGTTTCCTCTACCCCGGCTACTCCGCGGAGGATGACTACCCCAGGCTCGAATCGCTCTTGGGCGGCGTGGTCCGTCTGCCCCTCGTGCACACCGACATCGGCGAGGACGCCCACCGGGTCGACGCGCTGCTGGAGATGGGCTCCGCCGGGCGGCTGGCGGCCGGTGTCGACGAGCTCAAGGAGCGCGGCGCCGAGGCGGTCGTCTGGGCCTGTACGAGCGCCAGCTTCGTCTTCGGCTGGGAGGGCGCCCATGAACAGGTCCGGGAGCTGTCCGTCACCGCCGGCCTGCCCGCCTCCAGTACCTCCTTCGCCTTCGCCCATGCCATCCAGGCGCTCGGGGCCCGGCGGGTGGCGATCGCCGCCACCTACCCCGACGACGTGGCCGAGCGCTTCCACGCGTTCTTGAAGTCCGCCGGTACGGAGGTCGTCTCGACCCGCGGGAGCGGCATCATCACCGCCGCCGAGGTCGGCACCTGGGGCAGCGAGGAGGTGCTGGCGCTCGCCCGGGCGGGTGACCATCCCGACGCCGAGGTGGTGCTGCTGCCGGACACCGCACTGCACACCGCCGAACATCTGCCGGCCCTCGAAGCGGAGCTGCGCAAGCCGGTGCTCACCGCCAATCAGGTGACGGTCTGGGAAGGGCTGCGGCTGCTCGACCGCACGATGTCCTGCCCGGTGCTGGGCACCCTCTTCTCGCGGACGGCACACGTCTAG
- the ehuB gene encoding ectoine/hydroxyectoine ABC transporter substrate-binding protein EhuB: MIKRKLAGGIRRRTLLAGVAALGAAGAMGAGTGCSRVDVSGATGGGHQLEDLRKKGTVRMGIASEPPYASINDKGELTGEAPAVAKTIFRRLGIRNFEPVPVEFGALVPGLHSFQYDVIVAGMFINKARCAAVLFSDPDYESKDAFLVLKGNPKNIHTYADIAKGHYRMGSGIGYAEIDYAVGNGVKKSTIQTYGDQIAGMEALEAGRIDVFAGTALTMIEALKTGAHPKVEMTAPFTPEVDGKPQRDGGGYGFRIGETKLRDAFNRELQKMKKSGELLRIARPYGFTKEFQTDLTAKELCKK, from the coding sequence ATGATCAAGAGAAAATTGGCCGGAGGCATCCGGCGGCGAACGCTGCTCGCGGGGGTGGCGGCGCTCGGCGCGGCGGGTGCGATGGGAGCGGGCACGGGCTGCTCCCGGGTGGATGTCTCCGGGGCGACCGGGGGCGGGCACCAACTGGAGGATCTGCGGAAAAAGGGCACCGTCCGCATGGGCATCGCCAGCGAGCCGCCCTACGCCTCCATCAACGACAAGGGCGAGCTGACCGGCGAGGCCCCCGCGGTCGCCAAGACGATCTTCCGGCGGCTGGGCATCAGGAATTTCGAGCCGGTACCGGTCGAATTCGGCGCACTGGTCCCGGGGCTGCACTCCTTCCAGTACGACGTGATCGTCGCGGGAATGTTCATCAACAAGGCCCGCTGTGCGGCCGTTCTCTTCTCCGACCCGGATTACGAGAGCAAGGACGCTTTCCTCGTACTCAAGGGAAACCCGAAAAATATCCATACCTATGCGGATATCGCCAAGGGGCACTACCGGATGGGTTCGGGTATCGGTTATGCCGAGATCGACTACGCGGTCGGCAACGGCGTCAAGAAGAGCACCATCCAGACCTACGGCGACCAGATCGCCGGGATGGAGGCCCTGGAGGCCGGCCGGATCGACGTCTTCGCCGGCACCGCGCTGACCATGATCGAGGCGCTGAAGACCGGCGCCCACCCCAAGGTCGAGATGACCGCACCGTTCACGCCGGAGGTCGACGGCAAGCCCCAGCGCGACGGCGGCGGATACGGCTTCCGGATCGGCGAGACCAAGCTGCGCGACGCCTTCAACCGCGAACTGCAGAAGATGAAGAAGAGCGGCGAACTCCTGCGCATCGCCCGGCCGTACGGCTTCACCAAGGAGTTCCAGACCGACCTCACGGCGAAGGAGCTCTGTAAGAAGTGA
- a CDS encoding amidase: MTTEPTHLADLTATRLAAGYAAGEFSPVEAARAVLERAEAAQAATNCFTRIDADEALSSAKEAEERWRAGTPAGPVDGVPVTVKDLILTRGVPTLRGSRTVRAEGPWEEDAPSVARLRESGAVFVGKTTTPEFGWKGVTDSPRHGVTGNPYDPGRTAGGSSGGSAAAVALGAGPLSLGTDGGGSVRIPASFCGIFALKATYGRVPLYPASPFGTLAHVGPMTRDAADAALMMEVICGADWRDWSQLGPAGGSFREALAGPVSGLRVAYSPSLGWDVPVAPEVAAAVRGAVDTLAGLGASVEEIDPGIADPVEAFHTLWFSGAARVVQHLDDADRALLDPGLQEICEQGARYSALDYLAAVDTRMALGQAMGRFHSAYDLLVTPTEPLTAFEAGVEVPPGSGHTRWTGWTPFTYPFNLTQQPAATVPCGVDGDGMPIGVQLVGARHADALVLRAAHALYEAGTAAIPAPPAPRG; encoded by the coding sequence ATGACCACCGAACCGACCCACCTCGCCGACCTCACCGCCACCCGCCTGGCGGCCGGGTACGCGGCCGGCGAGTTCTCTCCCGTCGAGGCGGCCCGGGCGGTGCTGGAGCGCGCCGAGGCCGCCCAGGCCGCGACGAACTGCTTCACCCGGATCGACGCGGACGAGGCGCTGTCGTCCGCCAAGGAAGCGGAGGAACGCTGGCGGGCCGGTACGCCTGCCGGGCCGGTGGACGGGGTGCCCGTCACCGTCAAGGACCTGATCCTCACCCGGGGCGTGCCGACGCTGCGCGGTTCGCGGACGGTGCGGGCCGAGGGGCCGTGGGAGGAGGACGCCCCGTCGGTCGCCCGGCTGCGGGAGTCCGGGGCGGTGTTCGTCGGCAAGACGACCACCCCGGAGTTCGGCTGGAAAGGCGTCACCGACAGTCCGCGGCACGGGGTGACGGGCAATCCGTACGACCCGGGGCGCACCGCGGGCGGCTCCAGCGGCGGCAGTGCGGCGGCGGTGGCGCTGGGCGCCGGGCCGCTGAGCCTGGGTACCGACGGCGGCGGTTCGGTCCGTATCCCGGCGTCGTTCTGCGGGATCTTCGCCCTCAAAGCGACCTACGGGCGGGTGCCGCTGTATCCGGCGAGCCCGTTCGGGACGCTGGCGCACGTCGGGCCGATGACCCGGGACGCGGCGGACGCGGCGCTGATGATGGAGGTGATTTGCGGCGCGGACTGGCGGGACTGGTCCCAGCTCGGTCCGGCCGGCGGGTCGTTCCGGGAGGCGCTGGCGGGTCCGGTCTCCGGGCTGCGGGTGGCCTACAGCCCCTCGCTCGGCTGGGACGTACCGGTGGCCCCGGAGGTCGCCGCGGCGGTCCGGGGGGCCGTCGACACGCTGGCCGGGCTCGGCGCGTCCGTCGAGGAGATCGACCCGGGCATCGCGGACCCCGTGGAGGCCTTCCACACGCTGTGGTTCAGCGGCGCGGCCCGGGTGGTGCAGCATCTGGACGACGCGGACCGGGCACTGCTGGACCCGGGACTCCAGGAGATCTGCGAGCAGGGCGCCCGCTACAGCGCACTGGACTATCTGGCCGCGGTCGATACGCGGATGGCGCTCGGTCAGGCCATGGGACGCTTCCACAGCGCCTACGACCTGCTGGTGACCCCGACGGAGCCGCTCACCGCCTTCGAGGCGGGCGTCGAGGTACCGCCCGGATCCGGCCACACCCGTTGGACGGGCTGGACGCCGTTCACCTACCCGTTCAACCTCACCCAGCAGCCGGCCGCGACGGTGCCCTGCGGGGTGGACGGCGACGGGATGCCGATCGGCGTCCAGCTGGTCGGCGCGCGGCACGCGGACGCGCTGGTCCTGCGCGCCGCACACGCCCTCTACGAAGCGGGGACCGCGGCGATCCCCGCGCCTCCTGCCCCCAGGGGCTGA
- a CDS encoding EAL domain-containing protein, whose amino-acid sequence MTERNGTTNASAEARRAPAGRCDDAAASLGDYRATFHAARLAMAVLNRDGLVLAANSAFGELVGADPAELVAATAADLTDLGADPLVWTAYREVLCGRSDRLRCTRRLKHPEGHSVWVEVTVEPLTPEPLSGEERMLLSAADISDRHDLLARLRHLQMHDPVTRLPNRALFFERLSAALETASFAPAGTGRIGLCYLDLDGFKAVNDTLGHRVGDRLLSAVAQRLTRCAESAADRGPGRTGHLVARLGGDEFALLVEDSTGTDQLAELAQSVLDALQRPFDLAGQRLSVSASIGVVERTATGTTATCLMQAADTTLYWAKEDGKARWTLFDPERNAHRMTRQALSSTLRPAVDRGEFTLEYQPLVGLDDGRAQGVEALVRWRHPQFGTLSPNRFIALAEENGAIVELGRWVLERACHQARAWQLAHPGQPLFVSVNVAVRQVWDSDLVADVAGILAETGLPPQLLQLELTESAVMGSAGRPLQALQALSDMGVRIAIDDFGTGYSNLAYLSRLPVSVLKLDGSFVRGFRSQEHPNPADEMIVEALVALAHRLGLTVTAECVESTEQAERLRRIGCDTGQGWLYSRPVAPDRVEALLDAGRHTGA is encoded by the coding sequence GCGACGACGCCGCGGCCTCCCTCGGCGACTACCGCGCCACCTTCCACGCCGCGCGGCTGGCGATGGCCGTCCTCAACCGCGACGGCCTGGTCCTCGCCGCCAACTCCGCCTTCGGGGAACTGGTCGGCGCCGACCCGGCCGAGCTGGTCGCCGCCACCGCGGCGGACCTCACCGACCTCGGCGCCGACCCGCTGGTGTGGACCGCCTACCGCGAGGTGCTGTGCGGCCGCAGCGACCGGCTGCGCTGCACCCGGCGCCTCAAGCACCCCGAGGGGCACTCCGTCTGGGTGGAGGTCACCGTCGAGCCGCTGACGCCGGAACCGCTCAGCGGCGAGGAGCGGATGCTGCTGTCGGCGGCGGACATCAGCGACCGGCACGATCTGCTGGCCCGGCTGCGGCATCTGCAGATGCACGATCCGGTGACCCGGCTGCCCAACCGGGCGCTGTTCTTCGAGCGGCTTTCCGCCGCGCTGGAGACCGCCTCCTTCGCCCCGGCCGGTACCGGCCGGATCGGGCTGTGCTACCTCGACCTGGACGGTTTCAAGGCCGTCAACGACACCCTCGGGCACCGCGTCGGCGACCGGCTGCTGAGTGCGGTGGCCCAGCGGCTGACGCGCTGCGCGGAGAGCGCGGCGGACCGCGGGCCGGGCCGGACGGGGCATCTCGTCGCGCGACTGGGGGGTGACGAGTTCGCTCTTTTGGTGGAGGATTCCACCGGCACCGACCAGCTGGCCGAGCTGGCCCAGTCCGTCCTGGACGCGCTGCAGCGGCCGTTCGACCTGGCCGGGCAGCGGCTGTCGGTGTCGGCGAGCATCGGCGTCGTGGAGCGGACCGCCACCGGTACCACCGCGACCTGCCTGATGCAGGCCGCGGACACCACGCTGTACTGGGCCAAGGAGGACGGCAAGGCCCGCTGGACGCTCTTCGACCCGGAACGCAACGCCCACCGGATGACCCGGCAGGCGCTCTCCAGCACCCTGCGGCCGGCCGTCGACCGCGGCGAATTCACCCTGGAGTACCAGCCACTGGTCGGGCTGGACGACGGCCGGGCGCAGGGGGTGGAGGCGCTGGTGCGCTGGCGGCACCCGCAGTTCGGGACGCTGTCGCCGAATCGGTTCATCGCCCTGGCGGAGGAGAACGGCGCGATCGTCGAGCTGGGCCGCTGGGTCCTGGAGCGGGCCTGCCACCAGGCGCGGGCCTGGCAGCTGGCGCACCCCGGCCAGCCGCTGTTCGTCAGCGTCAATGTGGCCGTACGTCAGGTGTGGGACTCCGACCTGGTCGCCGATGTCGCCGGGATCCTCGCCGAGACCGGGCTGCCGCCGCAGCTGCTGCAGCTGGAGCTGACCGAGTCGGCGGTGATGGGCTCGGCCGGGCGGCCGCTGCAGGCCCTCCAGGCGCTCAGCGACATGGGCGTACGGATCGCCATCGACGACTTCGGCACCGGCTACTCCAACCTCGCCTACCTCAGCCGTCTCCCGGTGTCCGTGCTGAAGCTGGACGGCTCCTTCGTCCGCGGCTTCCGCTCGCAGGAGCACCCGAACCCGGCGGACGAGATGATCGTGGAGGCGCTGGTGGCGCTGGCGCACCGGCTCGGCCTCACGGTCACCGCCGAGTGCGTGGAGAGCACCGAGCAGGCCGAGCGGCTGCGCCGGATCGGCTGCGACACCGGGCAGGGCTGGCTCTACTCCCGCCCCGTGGCCCCCGACCGGGTCGAGGCCCTGCTCGACGCGGGCCGCCACACGGGGGCCTGA
- a CDS encoding DUF3830 family protein: MTDRFIEVSLDKRGVSCTAKLLDDRAPITCNAVWDALPLGGDVYHAKYARNEIYALLAPFAQEEPPLENPTITPIPGDLCYFTFTDTQLGTKSYGYETQAKHQGRATVVDLALFYERNNLLINGDAGWVPGIVWGSVVDGLDRMADACQDLWRAGALGESLNFRRA, from the coding sequence ATGACCGATCGCTTCATCGAAGTCTCCCTGGACAAGCGCGGCGTGAGCTGCACGGCCAAGTTGCTCGACGACCGCGCGCCGATCACCTGCAATGCCGTATGGGACGCGCTCCCGCTGGGCGGCGACGTCTATCACGCCAAATACGCCCGCAACGAGATCTACGCCCTGCTCGCACCGTTCGCCCAGGAGGAGCCGCCGCTGGAGAATCCGACGATCACTCCGATCCCCGGCGACCTGTGCTACTTCACCTTCACCGACACCCAACTGGGTACGAAGTCCTACGGTTACGAGACCCAGGCCAAGCACCAGGGCCGCGCCACCGTTGTCGACCTTGCGCTGTTCTACGAGCGCAACAATCTGCTGATCAACGGTGACGCGGGCTGGGTGCCGGGCATCGTGTGGGGCAGTGTCGTCGACGGCCTGGACCGGATGGCCGACGCCTGCCAGGACCTGTGGCGGGCCGGAGCCCTGGGGGAGAGCCTCAACTTCCGGCGGGCCTAG
- the ehuA gene encoding ectoine/hydroxyectoine ABC transporter ATP-binding protein EhuA, whose amino-acid sequence MIRFDHVTKRFGTNTVLDSLDFTVSSGKHVTLIGPSGSGKTTILRLLMTLLKPDEGTIKVGGEYLTHEEKGGKLVPAGEKHIREVRKNIGMVFQQFNLFPNMKVLRNITEAPVHVLGLSKDAAEERARDLLDLVGLTAHLDKYPTQLSGGQQQRVAIARALAMRPQVLLLDEVTSALDPELVAGVLDVLRDIAHTTDITMLCVTHEMNFARDISDDVLMFDAGRVIESGSPEKIFTEPEHERTREFLSAVL is encoded by the coding sequence CTGATCCGCTTCGACCACGTGACCAAGCGGTTCGGTACCAACACCGTCCTGGATTCCCTGGATTTCACCGTCTCCTCGGGCAAGCACGTCACGCTCATCGGCCCGTCCGGTTCCGGCAAGACCACGATTCTGCGGCTGCTGATGACGCTGCTGAAGCCGGACGAGGGCACCATCAAGGTCGGCGGCGAGTATCTGACCCACGAGGAGAAGGGCGGCAAGCTCGTCCCGGCCGGGGAGAAGCACATCCGCGAGGTCCGCAAGAACATCGGCATGGTGTTCCAGCAGTTCAACCTCTTCCCGAACATGAAGGTGCTGCGGAACATCACCGAGGCGCCGGTGCACGTCCTCGGGCTGAGCAAGGACGCCGCCGAGGAGCGGGCCCGCGACCTCCTCGACCTGGTGGGCCTGACCGCGCACCTCGACAAGTACCCCACCCAGCTCTCCGGCGGCCAGCAGCAGCGGGTCGCCATCGCCCGGGCACTGGCGATGCGCCCGCAGGTGCTGCTGCTGGACGAGGTGACCTCCGCGCTCGACCCGGAGCTGGTGGCCGGGGTGCTGGACGTCCTGCGGGACATCGCGCACACCACGGACATCACCATGCTGTGCGTCACCCACGAGATGAACTTCGCCCGGGACATCTCCGACGACGTCCTGATGTTCGACGCGGGCCGGGTCATCGAATCCGGCTCCCCGGAAAAGATCTTCACGGAGCCGGAGCACGAGCGCACCCGGGAATTCCTGAGCGCGGTGCTGTAG
- a CDS encoding LLM class flavin-dependent oxidoreductase — MSGEKDKARGSDEAIRDSGDGIRGAAQGTAPVPLSVLDLVTVGAGHTASDAVRTAVGIARTAERRGFHRYWVAEHHSMPGVASSSPAVLLAHLAAHTERIRLGSGGVMLPNHAPLVIAEQFGTLEAMAPGRVDLGLGRAPGTDGATAAALRRTDRLHEGADDFPQQLAELTRFLDDSFPDGHPYARIHAVPGPVQATSPGGVQSRHRPPLWLLGSSGFSARLAGSLGLPFAFAHHFSAANTLPALDLYRASFRPSEVLSEPYALIGVAALAAEEEREARRQVLTGALSMVRLRSGRPGLVPSPEEAEAYGFSDMERDFADNWLGNVIHGTPDAVRQGLDDLAKRTGADELMITANAHGGPARLRSYELIADAYGLPA, encoded by the coding sequence GTGAGCGGCGAGAAGGACAAGGCCCGGGGCAGCGACGAGGCGATCCGCGACAGCGGCGACGGGATACGGGGCGCCGCTCAGGGCACCGCTCCGGTTCCCCTGTCGGTGCTCGACCTGGTGACGGTCGGCGCCGGCCACACCGCGTCCGACGCGGTCCGTACGGCCGTCGGCATCGCCCGGACGGCCGAACGCCGCGGCTTTCACCGCTACTGGGTCGCCGAGCACCACTCCATGCCCGGCGTAGCCTCCTCCTCGCCCGCGGTGCTGCTCGCCCACCTCGCCGCCCACACCGAGCGCATCCGCCTCGGCTCCGGCGGTGTGATGCTCCCCAACCACGCACCGCTGGTGATCGCCGAGCAGTTCGGCACCCTGGAGGCGATGGCCCCCGGCCGTGTCGACCTGGGCCTGGGGCGTGCCCCGGGCACCGACGGAGCCACTGCCGCGGCGCTGCGCAGGACGGACCGGCTGCATGAAGGGGCGGACGACTTCCCCCAGCAGCTGGCCGAGTTGACCCGCTTCCTCGACGACTCCTTCCCCGACGGCCACCCTTACGCCAGGATTCACGCGGTCCCCGGCCCGGTGCAGGCCACCTCGCCCGGCGGCGTGCAGTCCCGGCACCGGCCGCCCCTGTGGCTGCTGGGCTCCTCCGGGTTCAGCGCGCGGCTCGCCGGCTCCCTCGGACTGCCGTTCGCCTTCGCGCACCACTTCTCCGCGGCCAACACCCTCCCCGCCCTGGACCTCTACCGCGCGTCCTTCCGCCCCTCCGAGGTGCTGTCCGAGCCGTATGCCCTGATCGGGGTCGCGGCGCTGGCCGCAGAGGAGGAGCGGGAGGCCCGCCGCCAGGTGCTGACCGGCGCGCTGTCCATGGTCCGGCTGCGCAGCGGCCGCCCCGGCCTGGTCCCGAGCCCCGAGGAGGCCGAGGCGTACGGCTTCAGCGACATGGAGCGGGACTTCGCCGACAACTGGCTCGGCAATGTCATCCACGGCACCCCGGACGCCGTCCGCCAGGGCCTGGACGATCTCGCCAAGCGCACCGGCGCCGACGAACTGATGATCACCGCCAACGCCCACGGCGGCCCGGCCCGGCTGCGCTCGTACGAGCTGATTGCGGACGCGTACGGATTGCCGGCGTAG
- the ehuC gene encoding ectoine/hydroxyectoine ABC transporter permease subunit EhuC, which produces MTGALWQLFFEGLWITIQLMVYSAALAAAVAFGIGLARTSRFWIVRFLSGVYVEFFRGTSALVLMFWLFFALPLLGWQLVGIWAGTLALGLSYGAYGSEIVRGAVQAVAPAQREAAIALSFTPWQRLRKVILPQAVPEMMPPFNNLLIELLKGTALASLLSIGELTFQAKLARLSTGQSAQIYGIILVLYFAVAFVMTRIMRVLERRAKASVGRAVPKGEGWFSRKLPVEKQGPEALATGGKP; this is translated from the coding sequence GTGACCGGCGCCCTGTGGCAACTCTTCTTCGAGGGTCTGTGGATCACCATCCAGCTGATGGTCTACAGCGCCGCCCTGGCCGCGGCCGTCGCCTTCGGCATCGGCCTGGCCCGCACCTCCCGGTTCTGGATCGTCCGCTTCCTGTCCGGGGTCTACGTGGAGTTCTTCCGCGGCACCTCGGCCCTGGTGCTGATGTTCTGGCTGTTCTTCGCGCTGCCGCTGCTGGGCTGGCAGTTGGTCGGTATCTGGGCGGGCACCCTGGCGCTGGGCCTGTCGTACGGCGCGTACGGCTCCGAGATCGTCCGCGGCGCCGTCCAGGCGGTGGCACCCGCCCAGCGCGAGGCGGCCATCGCGCTGAGCTTCACGCCCTGGCAGCGGCTGCGGAAGGTGATACTGCCGCAGGCCGTTCCCGAGATGATGCCGCCCTTCAACAACCTGCTGATCGAACTGCTCAAGGGCACCGCGCTGGCCTCGCTGCTGTCCATCGGCGAACTCACCTTCCAGGCCAAGCTCGCCCGGCTGTCGACGGGCCAGAGCGCCCAGATCTACGGCATCATCCTCGTCCTGTATTTCGCGGTCGCGTTTGTGATGACCCGGATCATGCGGGTGCTGGAACGCCGCGCCAAGGCCTCGGTCGGCCGGGCGGTGCCCAAGGGTGAGGGCTGGTTCTCCCGCAAACTGCCCGTCGAGAAGCAGGGCCCCGAGGCGCTGGCCACCGGAGGAAAGCCGTGA
- a CDS encoding D-2-hydroxyacid dehydrogenase, which translates to MSESTVLVLGSDPPPKLDRLTGRARVIFTDEDSLADRLPTADVLLAWDFTSDAIRRAWPEKGPRPRWVHTASAGVDQLLCPALIADDTLVTNARGVFEQPIAEYVAGLVIAMAKDFYGSWELQRQRRWQHRETLRLGGSRAVVVGSGPIGRAIGTTLLALGVKVDLVGRRERRDDPEFGLVHASDALNGLLPQADWVVCAAPLTEATRGLFDKAAFSRMPPRARFINIGRGQLVVEDALVAALREWRIAAAALDVFEQEPLPENSPLWDVPHLIVSPHMSGDTLGWRDALAEQFQDNFDQWSAGKPLHNLVDKRLGYVPVR; encoded by the coding sequence ATGTCCGAAAGCACCGTCCTCGTCCTCGGTTCCGACCCGCCGCCGAAGCTCGACCGGCTCACCGGCCGGGCTCGGGTGATCTTCACCGATGAGGACTCCCTCGCCGACCGACTCCCCACCGCCGACGTGCTGTTGGCGTGGGATTTCACCTCCGACGCGATCCGCAGAGCCTGGCCGGAGAAGGGCCCCAGGCCCCGGTGGGTGCACACCGCGAGCGCGGGGGTGGACCAGCTGCTGTGCCCGGCGCTGATCGCCGACGACACCCTGGTGACCAACGCCCGGGGGGTCTTCGAGCAGCCGATCGCCGAGTATGTGGCCGGGCTGGTGATCGCCATGGCCAAGGACTTCTACGGAAGTTGGGAGCTGCAGCGGCAGCGGCGCTGGCAGCACCGCGAGACCCTGCGCCTGGGCGGCAGCCGGGCGGTGGTGGTGGGCTCCGGGCCGATCGGCCGGGCCATCGGCACCACTCTCCTGGCACTGGGTGTCAAGGTCGATCTGGTCGGCCGCCGGGAGCGCAGGGACGACCCGGAATTCGGCCTCGTCCATGCGAGTGACGCGCTGAACGGCCTCCTGCCCCAGGCGGATTGGGTGGTCTGCGCGGCGCCCCTGACCGAGGCCACCCGCGGCCTGTTCGACAAGGCGGCGTTCTCCCGGATGCCGCCGCGGGCCCGGTTCATCAACATCGGGCGCGGCCAGCTGGTCGTCGAGGACGCCCTGGTCGCGGCGCTGCGCGAATGGCGGATCGCGGCGGCGGCGCTGGACGTCTTCGAGCAGGAGCCGCTGCCGGAGAACAGCCCGCTGTGGGACGTCCCGCATCTGATCGTCTCGCCCCATATGAGCGGCGACACCCTGGGCTGGCGGGACGCCCTCGCCGAGCAGTTCCAGGACAACTTCGACCAGTGGTCGGCCGGCAAGCCGCTGCACAACCTCGTCGACAAGCGGCTCGGGTACGTACCGGTGCGGTGA
- the ehuD gene encoding ectoine/hydroxyectoine ABC transporter permease subunit EhuD has protein sequence MPDILKGLWITVQATIYGSLVSFALGLVWALALRAPSRWVTWPVSIFVEFVRNTPLLVQLFFLFFVLPGWGLAFSPLTTGVIGLGLHYSTYTSEVYRAGIDGVPEGQWEAATALSLPRRRTWIAVILPQAFRRVVPALGNYVIAMFKDTPLLAGITVADMLFQANSISATTFDYLEPITVVGILFVVISYPTSLLLRALERRLVR, from the coding sequence ATGCCCGACATCCTCAAGGGCCTGTGGATCACCGTCCAGGCAACGATCTACGGCTCGCTGGTGTCCTTCGCGCTCGGGCTGGTGTGGGCGCTGGCCCTGCGCGCACCGAGCCGCTGGGTGACCTGGCCGGTCAGCATCTTCGTCGAATTCGTCCGCAACACCCCGCTGCTGGTGCAGCTGTTCTTCCTGTTCTTCGTGCTGCCGGGCTGGGGTCTGGCCTTCTCGCCGCTGACCACCGGCGTCATCGGCCTGGGCCTGCACTACTCGACGTACACCTCCGAGGTCTACCGCGCCGGGATCGACGGGGTGCCGGAAGGCCAGTGGGAGGCCGCCACGGCGCTGAGCCTGCCGCGCCGGCGCACCTGGATCGCGGTGATCCTGCCGCAGGCGTTCCGCCGGGTGGTGCCCGCGCTGGGCAACTACGTCATCGCGATGTTCAAGGACACGCCGCTGCTGGCCGGCATCACCGTCGCCGACATGCTCTTCCAGGCGAACAGCATCAGCGCCACCACCTTCGACTACCTGGAGCCGATCACCGTCGTCGGCATCCTCTTCGTGGTCATCTCCTACCCCACCTCCCTCCTCCTGCGAGCCCTGGAGCGTCGCCTTGTCCGCTGA
- a CDS encoding decarboxylase → MDVSFLGGPQPQLGVGVVAPFDFALDRELWRWVPDDVSLHLTRTPFVPVEVSLDLARLVSEHETLHAAVQALCAVSPQVISYACTSGSFVAGVAGERAMCAAMAQAGEVPSLTTSGALIEALREIGARRIAVVTPYTKSVTDSLEDYLGEAGITVTGRAYLGLTRHIWKVPYRDVVDMARAAVVGSADALFISCTNLPTYDVIPQLEAELRMPVLSANQVTMWAALRAIGVQAVGPYQALLDPVARRGPAAMTGSEPAGPGEALTGATPEAAFAGSAAVPDGEALDGLEPPPYPPEDTGGLPPV, encoded by the coding sequence ATGGACGTCTCTTTTCTGGGTGGCCCACAGCCGCAGCTCGGCGTGGGCGTCGTCGCTCCCTTCGACTTCGCTCTCGACAGAGAGCTGTGGCGCTGGGTCCCCGACGACGTGTCCCTCCACCTCACCCGCACCCCTTTTGTGCCCGTCGAGGTCAGCCTCGATCTGGCCCGTCTGGTCAGTGAGCACGAAACGCTGCACGCCGCCGTCCAGGCGCTGTGCGCGGTATCACCGCAGGTCATCTCCTATGCCTGCACGTCCGGCAGCTTTGTCGCCGGGGTGGCGGGCGAGCGGGCCATGTGCGCCGCCATGGCCCAGGCGGGGGAGGTTCCCTCCCTCACGACATCGGGCGCACTGATCGAAGCGCTGCGCGAGATCGGCGCACGGCGCATCGCCGTGGTCACGCCCTATACGAAATCGGTCACCGACTCCCTGGAGGACTACCTCGGCGAAGCAGGCATCACGGTCACCGGCCGCGCCTACCTCGGGCTGACCCGGCACATCTGGAAGGTGCCGTACCGCGACGTCGTCGACATGGCCCGCGCGGCCGTCGTCGGCTCCGCCGATGCCCTCTTCATCAGCTGTACGAATCTGCCGACCTACGACGTCATCCCGCAGCTGGAGGCCGAGCTGCGGATGCCGGTGCTGTCCGCCAATCAGGTCACGATGTGGGCCGCGCTGCGTGCCATCGGCGTCCAGGCGGTCGGCCCGTACCAGGCGCTGCTCGATCCGGTGGCGCGCCGAGGCCCGGCCGCGATGACCGGATCGGAGCCGGCCGGACCGGGCGAGGCTCTGACGGGGGCGACCCCCGAGGCCGCCTTCGCCGGATCCGCCGCGGTACCGGACGGGGAGGCCCTCGACGGTCTGGAACCCCCGCCCTATCCGCCCGAGGACACGGGAGGTCTGCCCCCGGTGTGA